CAACTCCACCGCGGAACAGCATTAGCAAAGATGAGATCAAGTACATGATTCCTATTTTTTTATGATCAACCGTGGTCAACCATTCCCGCCATAACCAGCCCCATTTTTTAAAATAGGTAAGGGCAAAAACGATTGACAGGCTTGTCAAAACAATGGATATGTCCGCAGCATAAATCAATGTGTTACCAGTTACAAAAAATTCGGATGCGAATTTTTTTACATTTTCCAACACTGTCGTCTCCTCTTTCCTTTGGACCTATTGAGCTTTCTCTACTTCATTTTTCCGGTTTTCTTTATAATACTGGCCGCCGTTTTTATCGATGATATAGTCAAACAGATCCGGCGGGAAGGAAGCGTAATCCTGTTTTTCAACAAGTCCCGGTTTGCTGAGTTCTTCATAACCCTTGCGGGTTAATTCCGGCGCGGATCCTTTCACCTGTTCCACCCAATCTGAAAACTTCGGATTGGGCTTGGCGATGACTTGAAATTTCATTTCCGTAAAACCTTTACCTGAAAAATTATTGGCCGTTCCAAAATAGGATCCCTCTTCTTTCGCTTCCAGCCAAAGGTTCAACGCTTTTCCAGGCAGCGTATATTTCTGTCCCCCTAATTGCGGTACCCAAAATGAGTTAATCGGAGCATCCGTTGTCAATTCAAACCTTACGGGTGTGACGGTAGGAATTACTACGTAATTCACAGTTGCAATGCCCTGTTCCGGATATAGAAACAGCCACTTCCAATCAAGCGACGTCACTTGTATGGTTATAGGCTTAACCCCTTTTGACGGCTGTTCAGCAAGGACAAAAGTATCCCGAACTGTGAAAACCGCCAACGCCCCAATCACAATGATGGGAATAGCCCACCATACGGTTTCAAGGACTTTATTGTCATCCCATTCCGGCATGTATGACGCTTTATTTCCCGGCTTGTCCCGATAACGAAAAACGATATACGCGAAAAAAATTAAAACCGGGATAATCACAACAGCCAACAAGATAGCAGAAATCACTATTAAATTGAACTGGATTTCTCCTACAGGTCCTTTTGGATTTAAGACTGTGTATTGCTGGCCGCAGCCCGATATAACACTAATCAACGCAACAAGCAGTGATACTATTGTTATTCGCTTCAACGGTTGCATTGCATTGGACTCCTCCCTCTTCGGTCAATTGGAGTAACAAATTGTTTATGTTTCAGACCATCCGTCTTCCCAGCTTGTGCATTTTTTTGGTTGTTCATCATATTTTTTCAGTTTGAAAGCTGCTTTCCGTGCTTTGAAACAATTTCCCGTCCGCGGTGCTAAAATTGATGCGGTACATATATTGTGTATTGGGTTTTAATCCGTCAATCACATTGTAGTGTTTCCGATGAGCTCCGACCGGCATGCTTTCTACCGCAACCCGATCGTATTTTCCTCTCTCGGTGCCGATTAAGACTTGGCAGAAGCCGGGTTCATCGGTGGTAAAGTTAATCACTGTTTTCCCGTCCTCAGACGAAATTTCGATCCCTTGCAAATCGAGGTTGTCGACGGTAGATGAAAATTGCGTCGCCTTTTTCGACCAGGTATAGGCCGCGGCCGCGATCATGACAACAATAAGCGAAGAAATAAACAAAATTTTCTTCAATTTCATCACCTTTCTTTGAAGTTCAGTTTTTGGTCTAAAACGGCGCCTTTCCTATTTTTATACTACACTTTGTAGTGTATTTAGTAAAGGAGATTGCCACTTCCGTAATAGGTTGCCGATGATGCTATGTGCAGAGCAGCCTTTGCCATTTACACTTCCCCTTTTAATCGGTCATTGCGATGGACGCTTTTCTTTCTATAGATCATGAGACTTACAGCGATAAGGATGGTGAGAACACTTGTGACCTGAGCGGTGCGAAGGTTAAAGAACGTATACAAGCTGTCGCCCCGCGTAAATTCCAGAAAGAACCGGGCGACGGAATACGTTGCCAACATGAATAAAAAGCGGAATCCGTCAATTAAGTTTCGTTTGCGAAGCGAGAGTACGGCGCCCATGATGATCAAATCCGCGGCAGCCTCAAACAGAGCAGTCGGAAATAGCGGAACAGGTCCATTGTTTTCGTAGGCCATGGTACCTGGCTTATAAACCACGCCGAATCGCTCCCATACAATGCCAAAATCGTCTCCTGCCATGAAATCCCCGATTCGTCCCACCGCCATCGCCAGGATAAGTCCTGGCGCGATCATATCGGCAAAGGACCATACCGGAATCTTACGTTTTTTTGTAAACCAGACGCCTGCTATAATTCCTCCAAGAAGCCCCCCTTGCAGTGCTACCCCGCCTTCCCAAATTCGCAGTATACTCAGCGGGTCGCCGGCGTAGTTTTTCCATGAAAACATCACATACCATATTCGAGCGCCAATTACCCCGGCAATGAGGGCATAAGTGGCAAAATCATAGACAATGTCGGGATCGACCCCGCGAAGTTTGGCCTGCCGCCGGGTTAGCAAGATGGCAAGCAAAGCCGCAAGAGCAATTCCAGCCCCGTGTGTGGAAATAGACAACCCGAAAATATTGAATAGTTCAAATCCGATCATTCCGTGTGAGCACTCCTCTCTAATAATCTGCAATAATCTATGGATTGTCTATATACTACATGTTGTAGTGTATTGAAGTCAATGAAAATTTATCGAATTAATTGGACCCGTATTCGTTCCTCAGCTGAAATCGCGCATTGAGGGTTCGGTGCAGGCCGTACGTGAGGATAAAGCCGGACAATTTATCGATCAATGGCATGTGGATTGGAAGCCATTGTTTAACCATCGCAGCAAGCAACTTTATACCGTGCATTTGAAGGATCTTTCAGACGAACGGTTGATGGGCACTTTAAGGATGTATATCAATTGCTCAAAGAAAGTACGGAATGGCACATGCTGTTCAATGGAGCCATTCAACATATCTTTGCCGAATACACGTTTTCCTGTCCGGATTTGCTTGGATGGGACGAAGCCAAAATCATGCTTATATTCAGCGGATTGTCGGAAATGTCAAGCGCTCCTGCGCGGGCCCTGGTGAAGCTTGCTCAATTTGTCTGCGGCAAACCGGAGTTGAATCAAGATATAATAAAACGGTGGCCAACAGAGCCCGCTTTCACAAGGCATTGTCCCGTGCTGAGAAAGCGTATCCGGTCCGGGAAGAAACCGACAGGGAAGCGGGCTGGGTCTTGCCATCTGCATAGCGATTGTCGAGCGTCATAGCTTCTTTATTGTTTGTCATTTTTTCTCACTTCCTTTTATTGAGATAAAAAAATTATTGAGATAAAAAAAACGGGAAACGTCGCGACATTTAGAATCGTGAAGAACGATTCAAAATGTTCGAAATTTCCCGGTTCACCTTCAACTGACCGAATGGCCGTTTAAAGATCTACCGATATTGTTCTTCAAGATTGTCCGACATGATGAACACCATCACACGTTCTCCGGTTCGGGTACTGACATCCGTGTAGAAACTGGTCACATTCGAGCCTGTCAAGTTTGCGAGGAGCTCCTTCAGTTGGTCGCTGCCTGATTCCACGAGGTCGGTCCGGATTTTTTTAATAGAGAGCATCCCTTCGAGCGTTTGAGCCAGGTTACGTTCGGCAGGGGTTAAAACCCCCTTGAGCAAAACAATGACCATATTTCGCACAATATCCGTCTTTACTGAAACGGAACCGCGGCCTAAGTATTCTTTTTCCCATTGGGTAAGGGCTTTGCTGATTTTGTCTTCCAGTTCCCCTTTTGACCGTTGCATTTCTGACATTTGCATAGTAAAACCTCATGAAGATAAAATAGTGCGTGGACAGTAGAAGCCATCCTAACGCCCTCATATTATATACCTTGGTTTATGAATGTCAAGAGAGTGAAAAGCCGGAAGATGTTTGCAATTCAAATCGAAGTGCGTTATAATCTTGAAATCGAAATACCATTGTTTCAACATATCGGGCAGACCATTTGAACTTCCATTTTTCAACCGGATATGTTCAGGGTAAGCCCACCTGGCATGTGGGAACAAGGGAGATTTTCAAAAAGTCCGCATTGGATTTGTTGAGAATAGACCGACTATACCTTCTGCACCGGACCCTGCTTTCAACCGGGGTGTTCCGTAAAGATGGTATGGTCGGTCTTTTTGTTGGGAGGGGGGCGTCTTGAACGTTGCGATGCTTATTACCTTATTCGCCGGATTGACCGTAACGTTGATCAGCGCAGGCTTCCTGCTCCGTCCCCGCGTCTCCGACCGGTACGTTCGCTGGCACGTCCTGTTACTGGCTTTGCCGGCCGCCGCGGCATTTGCCGGATTGATCAGCGTCGATCAGGCTCAGGAGTTGGGGCTTTGGCGCTCCGACAGGCTTGCATGGTTGATCTCGTTTTATGTTTTGTTGCTCGGTTGGACCATTCAGCGGTTTTGTATTCGGTATATGCACGGAGACCGTTCCTATCGTTCCTATTTTTCGCTTCTGACGGTCACGGTGGGGGCGGCTTCCATAACCTGGTTCAGCGACGACTTGCGACTGCTCGTGTTGTTGTGGGGACTCCCTTTGTTCGGATTGATACGGTTGGCGGCGCTCAAAAAAGAATGGGAGCCGGCCAGGAACGTTTCCCGGCTCATGGCCAAGATGTTTGCCGCAAGCTGGATTTCCCTTTCACTGGCCGCCGTATGGCTCTGGTTGGCTACCGGATATTGGCGAATATCGCTCACATTGTCGGAGGAATCGCTCACCCGGGTCGGATGGGGAAACGCGACGGGGATCGGCATGTTGCTTGTACTTGCCGCGATCATTCCGGCGGGCCAGTGGCCGTTTCAGCGATGGTTGCTTGCGTCCTCGGTGATACCGACTCCCGTTTCGGCCGCGATGCATGCGGGTCTGGTGAATGCGGGAGGAATATTGTTGGCCAAATTTTCGCCGATCATGGATGGCGGTATTCCCCAAACGCTGCTGTTGTTTCCGGCCATTGTGTCGGTGTTTGTCGGAACGGGAATTTTCCTCGTTCAACCGGACTACAAACGGCAGCTCGTCGCGTCTACGATGGCGCAAATGGGCATGATGTTTATCCAATGTGCCTTGGGAGCCTATTTGCTGGCGGTCTTGCATTTGATCTTTCACGGTTTGTTCAAGGCCGCCCTGTTTTTGCGTTCCGGATCCGTTGTGTCCCGATCCAAACCGGCGCTCCTGTCGCTCTATCCCCCGTCGAAAATGTGGCTCCTCAACGGAATGCTGGGTGGGATGGTGTTGGGTGTCGGATTTTGGCTGGCGGCTCCCCACGAGCCCCTCAGAATGTTGCGAGCGCTCATGCTGGGCTGGTCGCTGGCGTTTGCCTGGTGGCAGATGGCCGTTTTTCACAGCGGGCGCTGGGTGGGGTTTCTCATCTTGTCGGGACTTGGACTGTCCGCGATGGCGTTCCATGACGCGCTGGCCGCATCTTTGGGCGAAACGTTACCCGCTGTCGGTTCAGCGACGGGCACCGAATCCGGAATCGTTTTGCTGTTCGCTTTCGGGGGGGTAGCGGGCATATGTTTTACTTCCCGCTGTTCAACGGATTTATGGGCGAAACTGTATATGTGGCTGGTCCATCTCGGAGAAGCGCGTGATTGGGCGGTGGAAAGCCATCCGCGCTATCTTGGAGCATACATGCGAGGGGAGGGAAAATGAAATGAATCGATCCGCTTTGTTGCCTGAACAGGTTGTCGATGATGTGAATCATCTTGCAGAGAATAATGGAAGTCATATAGGGGATTCTGCAGATCACCTGCCGGTGGATGATCTGGTTGGAAAGGCGATCCAGGTCATCGCGCCGCTGTGGCCTCTCAGTGCGTTTGTCGCAAGTCATCCTTGGGCGGGGTTGGAGCACCTGACGTTTGAGGAAGTGGCCGACCGTTTTCGGAGATCCCGGAATCTTAACCTGTATCCCTCGATGGCGATGTTTCGCGAAGCGCTGCGGAGAGGAGAATTAAATCCGGCCTATTTGGAGGAAAGACTCCGGAAGTGGCTGAATGAGAAGCCCCCTGTCATTCCCAAGGAAGAAGCGGAACGTTTGTGCCACGGCCTGTTATGGCACGAAGAAGTCCCCCACGAACTCGTGAATTCGTTGAAGATGAAACATTTGGCCGCCCGGATGAAAGACGGTAGTACGCAACCGGATCGCTTTCACATTCGGTGGGTCAGAACGAAAAGCGCGATCCTGGAAGCGCAAGGGGAAGACCGCTGGGCGCGGGCGCTGGATCGCCACATGATCAAATGGTGCAAGCTGTTTTTGGATGAATCGCAAGCCATGTGGGGAATGCCGTTTCGGGAGCAGGGATTTTTCAACGCCTGGCGGAAACTGGCGCGTCATGACCCATCCCTGAGCCGGGCGCAACGCGAGCGGTTGAAACAGGTGCCGGAAAATGCGGAAGACGCGTTGAAGCAGGCGCTATTGAACCTGAGGGTTCCACGGACGGACATGGAACGCTATCTGGAGGAGCATCTGATTGCGCTGCCGGGCTGGGCGGGGATGCTGCTTTGGCGGTCGCGGAAATCCGGACAAGGACATCGTTTGCTAACGGAATATTTGGCGATTCGTCTCTCGTTGGAATGGACGCTGATTGCCCCCCGACTCCCCTTGGCGGAGGCGGAAGAAGGCGAAGAGGATACGGCCCTCTTGCCTTGGCTGGCGGCATGGATGCATTGGGGTGGATGGACGCCCGAACAGTGGCTCGGGCTGCCGCCGGAAGAGCGACGCTTGCGGCTGGCTTTCGCATGCCGATTCGGCCGGGCGGTACGCCCCAGACTTTGGCTGGAAGCCTGGGAGGATACGCAAGAAGAAAAGTTATGGAGAAACCTATCGTCGCCGCCGAAACCTGGCAATGTACAAAAGGCGGCTGTGCAGCTCATCTTCTGCATCGACGTCCGTTCCGAACCGTTTCGCCGGCATTTGGAACGAGAAGGGCCATTTGAAACGTTCGGATGTGCGGGATTTTTTGGCCTTCCCATCCGGACGCGCCTGCCGG
The DNA window shown above is from Thermicanus aegyptius DSM 12793 and carries:
- a CDS encoding ubiquinol oxidase subunit II produces the protein MQPLKRITIVSLLVALISVISGCGQQYTVLNPKGPVGEIQFNLIVISAILLAVVIIPVLIFFAYIVFRYRDKPGNKASYMPEWDDNKVLETVWWAIPIIVIGALAVFTVRDTFVLAEQPSKGVKPITIQVTSLDWKWLFLYPEQGIATVNYVVIPTVTPVRFELTTDAPINSFWVPQLGGQKYTLPGKALNLWLEAKEEGSYFGTANNFSGKGFTEMKFQVIAKPNPKFSDWVEQVKGSAPELTRKGYEELSKPGLVEKQDYASFPPDLFDYIIDKNGGQYYKENRKNEVEKAQ
- a CDS encoding fibronectin type III domain-containing protein, translating into MKKILFISSLIVVMIAAAAYTWSKKATQFSSTVDNLDLQGIEISSEDGKTVINFTTDEPGFCQVLIGTERGKYDRVAVESMPVGAHRKHYNVIDGLKPNTQYMYRINFSTADGKLFQSTESSFQTEKI
- the lgt gene encoding prolipoprotein diacylglyceryl transferase, with product MIGFELFNIFGLSISTHGAGIALAALLAILLTRRQAKLRGVDPDIVYDFATYALIAGVIGARIWYVMFSWKNYAGDPLSILRIWEGGVALQGGLLGGIIAGVWFTKKRKIPVWSFADMIAPGLILAMAVGRIGDFMAGDDFGIVWERFGVVYKPGTMAYENNGPVPLFPTALFEAAADLIIMGAVLSLRKRNLIDGFRFLFMLATYSVARFFLEFTRGDSLYTFFNLRTAQVTSVLTILIAVSLMIYRKKSVHRNDRLKGEV
- a CDS encoding DUF2294 domain-containing protein, coding for MQRSKGELEDKISKALTQWEKEYLGRGSVSVKTDIVRNMVIVLLKGVLTPAERNLAQTLEGMLSIKKIRTDLVESGSDQLKELLANLTGSNVTSFYTDVSTRTGERVMVFIMSDNLEEQYR
- a CDS encoding NADH dehydrogenase subunit 5, encoding MNVAMLITLFAGLTVTLISAGFLLRPRVSDRYVRWHVLLLALPAAAAFAGLISVDQAQELGLWRSDRLAWLISFYVLLLGWTIQRFCIRYMHGDRSYRSYFSLLTVTVGAASITWFSDDLRLLVLLWGLPLFGLIRLAALKKEWEPARNVSRLMAKMFAASWISLSLAAVWLWLATGYWRISLTLSEESLTRVGWGNATGIGMLLVLAAIIPAGQWPFQRWLLASSVIPTPVSAAMHAGLVNAGGILLAKFSPIMDGGIPQTLLLFPAIVSVFVGTGIFLVQPDYKRQLVASTMAQMGMMFIQCALGAYLLAVLHLIFHGLFKAALFLRSGSVVSRSKPALLSLYPPSKMWLLNGMLGGMVLGVGFWLAAPHEPLRMLRALMLGWSLAFAWWQMAVFHSGRWVGFLILSGLGLSAMAFHDALAASLGETLPAVGSATGTESGIVLLFAFGGVAGICFTSRCSTDLWAKLYMWLVHLGEARDWAVESHPRYLGAYMRGEGK